In Mus musculus strain C57BL/6J chromosome 9, GRCm38.p6 C57BL/6J, one genomic interval encodes:
- the Pstpip1 gene encoding proline-serine-threonine phosphatase-interacting protein 1 isoform X5, whose product MDRVQKSKLSLYKKTMESKKAYDQKCRDADDAEQAFERVSANGHQKQVEKSQNKAKQCKESATEAERVYRQNIEQLERARTEWEQEHRTTCEAFQLQEFDRLTILRNALWVHCNQLSMQCVKDDELYEEVRLTLEGCDVEGDINGFIQSKSTGREPPAPVPYQNYYDREVTPLIGSPSVQPSCGVIKRFSGLLHGSPKTTPSAPAASTETLTPTPERNELVYASIEVQATQGNLNSSAQDYRALYDYTAQNSDELDISAGDILAVILEGEDGWWTVERNGQRGFVPGSYLEKL is encoded by the exons ATGGACCGTGTCCAGAAGAGCAAGTTGTCGCTCTACAAGAAGACCATGGAG TCCAAGAAGGCATATGACCAGAAGTGCAGGGATGCAGATGATGCTGAGCAGGCCTTCGAGCGTGTGAGTGCCAATGGCCACCAGAAGCAAGTAGAAAAG AGCCAGAACAAAGCCAAGCAGTGCAAGGAGTCAGCCACAGAGGCAG AAAGAGTGTACAGGCAAAATATCGAACAACTGGAGAGAGCGAGGACCGAGTGGGAGCAGGAGCACCGGACTACCTGTGAG GCCTTCCAGTTGCAGGAGTTTGACCGGCTCACCATCCTCCGCAATGCCCTGTGGGTGCACTGTAACCAGCTCTCCATGCAGTGTGTCAAGGATGATGAG ctCTATGAGGAAGTGCGGCTGACCCTTGAGGGCTGTGATGTGGAAGGTGACATCAATGGCTTCATCCAGTCCAAGAGCACTGGCAGAGAGCCCCCAG CTCCGGTGCCTTATCAGAACTACTATGACAGGGAGGTGACCCCACTGATTGGCAGCCCTAGCGTCCAGCCCTCCTGTGGTGTGATAAAGAG GTTCTCTGGGCTGCTACATGGAAGTcccaagaccacaccttctgctCCTGCTG CTTCCACAGAGACTCTGACTCCCACCCCTGAGCGGAATGAGTTGGTCTACGCATCCATCGAAGTGCAGGCGACCCAGGGAAACCTTAACTCATCAGCCCAGGACTACCGGGCACTCTACGACTACACCGCACAG AATTCTGATGAGCTGGACATTTCCGCGGGAGACATCCTGGCGGTCATCCTGGAAGGGGAGGATGGCTGGTGGACTGTGGAGCGGAACGGACAACGTGGCTTTGTCCCTGGGTCGTACTTGGAGAAGCTCTGA